ATGAACACTGAACACTGAACACTGAACACTGCTTACTGAACTCCACCTCCTCCCATGCGCCCTTTCCTCCGCTGGTTTCTCTTCACCCTCTGCCTCCTGGTTTTCACCGGAGCGATGGTGTGGATCAGCCTACGCATGCTGGATCTGGAGCATCAGCGCCAGCTCACGGCTGAGGATGCCCAGGTGCAGGAAAAGGTGCGGCTCGCGCTCTGGCGTATGGATTCCCTGGCCAGTGCGCTGTTGATCCGGGAAAACTCACGCCCAGCCTATCACTATCAGGCCTTCTATGCGCCCGATGATTTGTTTGCCAGCAAGACCGAGAGCATCCCCAAAGGGCAAGCCCTCATGCCTTCGCCACTGTTTGGGAATCTTCCCGATCTGGTGAAGCTGCACTTTGAGTTGCCCACCACCCAGGTCTCCCTCACCAGCCCTCAGGCCCCGAGCGGCGCGCAGCGCGAACTCGCCACGAGCTGGTATGTGCTCAATTCCCAAGCCAACCGAGACACCCAACAGAATCTGACCACTCTGGAGACTCTATTCAAAAGGCATCCCGAGGTGAAGCAAGCCACGGCCCAGACCAGCACCCAGCTCATCCAGATCAAACCCACGACGCCAGCCGCGCCAGAGGCAGAAAAGGCCAAGGCTGTCATGAGTAAGGACGACAAATTGGATGTGCAAAGTGTCGCCAATTCCATCGAACAAACACAGCGCTCCGCCATCGTCACCAGCAATGTCTCGGCTCAGGAAAAGCAACGCTATCAACCCCCTCTAAAGAAGGTCGCACCACCACCTTCCAAGGTCGCCGAGGTCGCCACGTCCACTTTGGCAGAAAGCTCTACTTCCGAAGCCGAAACTCGCTCACCCCTGGACATCATCACCAGCCGATATCGCAGTCAAAAATCAGACTCCGGCACGCCCTCTGCAGACAAAACACAACGGCAGTCGCTCCCATCCCTGGCAGGAGATCTGCAAGCGGTCTGGCTGGAGAATGAACTGCTGCTGCTGCGCACCGCCACACTCGAAGGCCAAAATCGTTTGCAAGGTGTTTGGTTAGACTGGGAGCAACTGCAAACCCGTCTGCTCGATAGCGTGCGCGACCTTCTGCCTGAGGCGCGCTTGCAGTCCATCAGCCCCTCCGCTGCACGCACCGATGCGCTGGCTCTCGTCACGCTCCCAGTCAAACTGTTCACGGGGCGGGTCCCTGTTTCGCCCGCCGACCTCGGCTCGGCCCTGAAACCCACACTCGCCATCGCTTGGCTCTGTTTGATTGCCGCCTCCCTTGCCATCGCCTTCGTGCT
This DNA window, taken from Prosthecobacter debontii, encodes the following:
- a CDS encoding sensor histidine kinase; the protein is MRPFLRWFLFTLCLLVFTGAMVWISLRMLDLEHQRQLTAEDAQVQEKVRLALWRMDSLASALLIRENSRPAYHYQAFYAPDDLFASKTESIPKGQALMPSPLFGNLPDLVKLHFELPTTQVSLTSPQAPSGAQRELATSWYVLNSQANRDTQQNLTTLETLFKRHPEVKQATAQTSTQLIQIKPTTPAAPEAEKAKAVMSKDDKLDVQSVANSIEQTQRSAIVTSNVSAQEKQRYQPPLKKVAPPPSKVAEVATSTLAESSTSEAETRSPLDIITSRYRSQKSDSGTPSADKTQRQSLPSLAGDLQAVWLENELLLLRTATLEGQNRLQGVWLDWEQLQTRLLDSVRDLLPEARLQSISPSAARTDALALVTLPVKLFTGRVPVSPADLGSALKPTLAIAWLCLIAASLAIAFVLHRAVRLSERRGAFVSAVTHELRTPLTTFRLYSEMLADDMVPDATQRRSYLQTLCDESTRLMHLVENVLAYSRIERGRTAGRMETIQVESLLDRILPRLRQRADQVDLQINLQAEPSALASDVRVDAMAVEQILFNLTDNASKYAAPDCQSRALDLQVHRLGDRISFTLRDYGPGLPKAQKKRLFQPFSKSATEAAHSAPGVGLGLALSRRLARELGGDLVHQKTDGRGASFQLIVKVA